The window TTTTGAGCGCACGGAGTTCGTCGGCCGTGATGGCTTCGAGTGTGGTGGTTTCCAGTTCCAACTCGATCTTCACAATCTCTTCGATCTGCACCAAGAACCAAGGATCGATCTTGGTCAAGGCAAACACCTCGTCCACGCTCAGGCCCATGGCAAAAGCATCCCCCACGTACCAAATGCGCTCAGGTCCGGGCTCGCCCAGTTCTTTCTCGAGCACTTCGCGGTCTTGGGTTTTTTCGTTCATGCCGTCCACGCCCACTTCCAAGCCGCGCAGGGCTTTCTGGAAGGACTCTTGGAAGGTGCGGCCCATGGCCATCACCTCGCCCACCGATTTCATTTGGGTGGTCAAACGGCTGTCGGCTGTCGGGAATTTCTCAAAGGCAAAACGTGGGATCTTGGTGACCACGTAGTCGATCGATGGCTCGAAAGAGGCTGGCGTGGCACCGCCCGTGATGTCGTTGCGCAACTCATCCAGCGTGTAACCCACAGCCAGCTTCGCGGCCACTTTGGCGATCGGGAAACCGGTCGCTTTGGAAGCCAGTGCCGAAGAGCGCGACACGCGGGGGTTCATCTCAATGACAACCATGCGGCCGTCTTTGGGGTTGATCGAGAACTGCACGTTCGAGCCGCCCGTGTCCACACCGATTTCGCGCAAAACGGCCAAAGAGGCGTTGCGCAAAATTTGGTATTCCTTGTCGGTCAGCGTCTGGGCTGGCGCCACCGTGATGGAGTCGCCCGTGTGCACACCCATGGGGTCCAAGTTTTCGATCGAGCAAACGATGATGCAGTTGTCCGCTTTGTCGCGCACCACTTCCATCTCGTACTCTTTCCAGCCGAGCAAGGATTCTTCGATCAACAACTCGGTGGTGGGCGAAGCCTCCAGACCGCGCTTGCAAATGACTTCGAATTCTTCGGGGTTGTAGGCAATGCCGCCGCCCGTGCCGCCCAAGGTAAAACTGGGGCGAATGACGGTGGGGAAGCCCAAAGTCTTTTGCACGTCCCACGCTTCTTCCATGCTGTGGGCGATGCCGGAGCGAGCAGACCCCAGACCAATCTTGGTCATGGCGTCCTTGAACTTCAGACGGTCTTCGGCTTTGTCAATGGCTTCGGGTGTGGCGCCGATCAGCTCGACTTTGTATTTTTCGAGCACGCCGTGGTGCCACAAGTCCAAAGCGCAGTTGAGCGCGGTCTGGCCACCCATGGTGGGCAAGATGGCATCAGGGCGCTCTTTGGCGATGATCTTCTCAACCGTCTGCCAAGTGATGGGCTCGATGTAGGTCACGTCGGCCGTGGCCGGGTCGGTCATGATCGTCGCAGGGTTGCTGTTGATCAGGATGACTTTGTAGCCCTCTTCGCGCAAAGCTTTGCAGGCCTGCACGCCGGAGTAATCGAACTCACAGGCCTGACCAATGATGATCGGGCCTGCGCCAATGATGAGAATGCTTTTTAGGTCGGTGCGCTTTGGCATTATTTTTTCTCCATCAGCTTGATGAAGCGGTCAAAGAGGTAAGCAATGTCGTGGGGGCCAGGCGATGCTTCGGGGTGACCCTGGAAGCAGAATGCGGGCTTGTCGGTGCGGGCCAAGCCCTGTAAGGTGCCGTCAAACAAAGACACGTGGGTGGCACGCAAGTTGGCGGGCAAGGATTTTTCGTCCACCGCAAAACCGTGGTTTTGGCTGGTGATGGACACCCGGCCGGAATCCAAGTCTTTCACGGGGTGGTTCGCGCCGTGGTGGCCAAACTTCATCTTGAAGGTCTTGGCGCCGCTGGCCAAAGCCATAATCTGGTGCCCCAGACAAATGCCGAATGTCGGGATACCGGTTTCGATCAACTCGGCCGCAGCAACAATCGCGTAGTCACAGGGCTGTGGGTCACCAGGACCGTTGGACAAAAAGATGCCGTCAGGCTTGTGCTTGAGCACCTCAGCTGCTGGGGTCTTGGCAGGCACCACGGTGACTTTGCAGCCGCGCTCAGCCAGCATGCGCAAGATGTTTTTCTTCACACCGAAGTCATAGGCCACCACATGGAACTTGGGGGCGGTCTGCGTGCCATAACCGGCACCCAGTTGCCACTCGGATTGGGTCCAGTCGTAAGGCTGGGCCACGGTGACTTTTTGCGCCAAATCGAGACCCGCCATGTTGGGGGCCGCCTTGGCTGCGGCAATCGCCTGGTCAATCACCGCTTGGGTGACCGCTTGGCCTTTGGCCAGACCCACGATGGCACCGTTTTGGGCACCCTGGGTGCGCAAGATGCGGGTCAGTTGGCGGGTGTCGATGTTGGCAATGGCCACTGTGCCCGCATCCACCAGGTAGGACGACAAGGTTTGGCTGGAGCGGAAGTTGCTCGCCACCAAAGGCAAGTCTTTGATGATCAGACCAGCGGCATGGACTTTGTCGGATTCGATGTCTTCCACGTTGACGCCGTAATTGCCGATGTGCGGGTACGTCAGGGTGACGATCTGCTGGCAATAGCTGGGGTCGGTGAGGATTTCTTGGTAGCCGGTGAGCGAGGTGTTGAACACCACTTCGCCGACGGTGGAGCCGGTGGCTCCGATCGAATTGCCGATAAAGACCGTGCCGTCTGCAAGCGCCAAGATGGCGGGCGGGAAGGTTCCCTGAAGAGACAAAAGCACTGGGTTCTCCGGAATAGTTCGGGTACGCCTCAGCACTCACCAGAGATATATCTCTTTTTGGCTGCTTGTTCGAGGATTGGGCCTATGATGGACTGTGGCGTACAGGTTGATGCGGGAAAGCCTCTCATTATAGCTGAGGACCGCTAGTAAACCCTGACAATTCACGCAGTTTGACCCTGCAACCGAACCACAAATGCCTCAGGGACCTGCCGTGGCGCTGGCGTGCAGGCAAATGGCCGCTGCCGTGGCCACATTGAGCGACTCTTCCCCGCCAGGCTGGGCAATGCGAACCTGGTGCCGGGCCTGGGCCATCAGGCTGGCGCTGACGCCCTGCCCTTCGTGACCAAAAACCCATGCACACTTTTGGGGCAAATCACCGGCTTGCAGCAAGGCGTGCAAAAACGGCCCCTCGTGGGAGCTGGTGGTAAGCAAGGGCACCCGCAAAGCCGTCACATCGGTCTCGCTGAGGGCTTCCACCAAATGCAGACCAAAATGCGCCCCCATGCCCGAACGCAGCACCTTGGGTGACCACAAGGCCGCCGTGCCCTTGATGGCCAGAACCTGGCGGTAACCAAAAGCCGAGGCACAACGCAAAATGGCCCCCACATTGCCTGCGTCCTGCAAACGGTCCAGCACCACGGTGGCGGCATCTGGCAACACCTCATGAGCTGCTTGCCACGCCACCACAAAGCCCATGCGGGCCGGTGACTCCAGGCCACTCAGGCTGGCGAACAAGGCATCGGGCACCACAAAGGTCTGATCTGTCAGCCCCTGCCATTCCTCGCCCTGCTCGGCTTGAAACGACTCGGTCAGCACCACCTGCTGCGGTCGCACACCGCGTTGCAAGGCAGCGCGGCACAGGTGATCGCCTTCCAACCAGAATTGCCCCGCCTTGCGGTAAGCCGTGCTGTCCTGGGCCAAGCGCCGCCAGGCTTTGAGCTGCGGGTTGTCTCGCGAGCTGATGGGTTTCATCGAACACTCCTGGCCACCGGGGCAAATGTCATGCGGTGGCAGTCGGCCGGGCCATGCGCTTGCAAGGCGGCCAGATGCTGCGCGGTGCCATAGCCCTTGTGCTGGTCAAACCCATACAAGGGGTACTGATGGTGCATCGCGTCGCACAAACGGTCGCGGTGCACTTTGGCCAAAATGGAAGCGGCCGAGATGGCGGGCACCAGCGCGTCGCCTTGGACGATGGCCTCGGCACGAATGGACAAGGTGGGCAAGCGGTTGCCATCAACCAGCACCAATTTGGGCGGCAAACGCAAAGCCTCTACCGCCCGCTTCATGGCCAGCAAGGTGGCTTGCAAGATGTTGATTTGGTCTATTTCCTGCACACTGGCCTCGGCAATCGCAAAACACAGGGCCCGCGCCCGGATTTCGTCAAACAGGGCTTCGCGGCGTTTGGCGGTGAGTTTTTTGGAGTCGTTCAGCCCTTGAATGGGATTCAATTCGTCCAAGATCACCGCTGCCGCCACCACAGGACCCGCCAGCGGTCCGCGCCCGGCCTCGTCCACGCCTGCTGTCAAGCCTGAAACAGGAAAATGCAAAGCGGACTGCTCAGCGAGAAAGGACTTTTTCGAGGGCATGGGTCGCAAGTTTTGCGGTGTCACACTGCAAAGTGAGGTGCAATTGTTCAAAACGGGATTGCAAAGCATCCACGCGGTCAGGTGCAGACAACCAGTCCAAACAAGCCTTGGCCAGGGCCTCGGGCGTGCAACGGTCCTGCAAAAATTCGGGCACCACAAAGTCCTCGCTGAGGATGTTGGGCAAACCCACCCAAGGCTGCAGTTGCTGGCGCTTCATGATCTGCCAGCTGAGCCAGTTCATGTGGTAACCAATCACCATGGGGCGCTTGAACAAAGCCGCCTCGAGCGTGGCTGTGCCGCTGGCAATCAAGGTCACGTCACATGCTGCCAAAGCCCTGTGTGACTGGCCTTGAATCAAATACAAACCCGGCAGACCGCCTTGCGCATCGACCAGCGCCTGGATGCGTGGCAACAAGCTGGGGATGGCGGGCAACACAAATTGCAGCGCAGGGTTTTGTCGCTGCATGAGCTGAGCGGCCTGCACAAAGCGGGGCGTCAGGTGTTCGATTTCGGACAGCCTGCTGCCGGGCAAAAGCGCCACCACGGGCCTTTGTCCATCCAAGCCCAAGGTTTGACGGGCGGCCGTGCGGTCCGGGTGCATGGGGATGGTTTGCGCCGATGGGTGCCCCACATAGGTGGCCTGCACCCCAGCTTTGGCCAACAGGGCTGGCTCAAACGGAAAAATGCAGAGCATGTGGTCCACACTGCGACGGATTTTCTCCATCCGCTCAGGGCGCCAAGCCCAAATCGATGGGCACACAAAATGCACGGTGGGAATGCCTTCAGCTTTGAGCCGAGCTTCCAGATCGAGGTTGAAATCGGGCGCATCCACCCCGATGAACAGATCGGGCGGCTGGGCCAGCAAACGTTGACGCAGCTGATCGCGGATGGCGACGATGCCCCGGTAATGGCGCAACACCTCGACATAACCACGCACGGCCAATTTTTCGTGTGGCCACCACGCGTCAAAACCTTGCGCCTGCATCCGTGGCCCACCAATGCCAACACCCTGAGCCTGAGGCCAGTGCATCTGCATGCCCTGAATCAGCAAACCCGCGAGCAAATCCCCAGAGGCTTCGCCAGCCACCATGGCAAAGGACAAAGCCCCCGCAGGGGCTTTGAGCACGGGCAAATCCGATAGATGTGTCAACGCACGATCCCGCGCTGGGGTGAAGCGGCCTGCAAAAAGCCCAGCATCATGTCCACATCGGGCTGGGCCTCGGGCTTTTCCAAGGCCAAAGCGCCAATGCGGGTCATGGCATCGCCGAGCGACAAGCCATCACGGTACAAAGCTTTGTGCATGGCCTTGACGGCGCTGATGCGTTCTGCAGAAAAGCCCCTGCGGCGCAAACCTTCAAAGTTCATCGACCGAGCTTGGGCTGGCTGGCCTTGCGCCATCACAAAAGGCGGCAGGTCGGCAAACAGCAAAGAGTTCATGGCCGTGAAACTGTGCGCCCCGATGCGGCAAAACTGGTGCACCACGGTGAAGCCACCCAAAATCACCCAGTCATCAACGACCACATGTCCGGCCAGTTGCGTGTTGTTGGCAAAGATCGTGTGGTTGCCCACTTGGCAGTCGTGCGCCAAATGCACATAAGCCATGATCCAGTTGTCGTTGCCCACCGAGGTCACGGCCCGGTCGCCAGGCGAGCCGATGTTGAAGGTGCAAAACTCGCGGATGGTATTGCGGTCACCGATCACCAACTCACAAGGCTCGTTGTTGTACTTCTTGTCCTGGGGCACAGCGCCAAGCGAGTTGAACTGGAAAATCCGGTTGTCGCTGCCAATGGTGGTGTGGCCCTCGATCACGCAGTGGCTGGCCACCGTGGTTCCGGCGCCGAGGCGCACATGCGGCCCGATCACGGTGTAAGGCCCAACACTCACCGATGAATCAAGTTCTGCCCCCGGGCTGATGATGGCCGTTGGATGGATCTTGCTCATGTGACTCAAGCCTGAGGAATTTTCCGCATGGTGCACATCAACTCGGCCTCGGTCGCGATCTCATCGCCCACCTTGGCGCGTGCCTTGAACTTGAAAATGCCGGCTTTCATCCGGTCGAGCTCAACTTCCAAGATGAGCTGATCACCGGGCTCCACCGGGCGTTTGAATCGGGCGCCGTCGATGCCGGCAAAGTAATACACAGTCTGGTCATCGGGTGTCTCACCCAAGGTGTCAAAGGCCAGCAAGGCTGCGGCTTGGGCCAGGGCTTCCAGCATCAACACACCCGGCATCACAGGACGGTGGGGAAAGTGACCCTGGAAATGGGGCTCATTGATCGACACGTTTTTTAGCGCTTTGATGCGAACGCCTTTTTCGAGTTCGAGCACGCGGTCCACCAGCAAAATGGGGTAGCGGTGCGGCAGCTGTTTGAGAATTTTGTGGATGTCCATCATGGTCATATTTCCTTGTTATTTTGAATGTGGGCCTCGAGAGCCTTGAGGCGATCCCGCAATCGGGACAATTGTTTGAGGCTGGCAGCGTTCTTTTCCCAGCTGGCGTTGCTGTCCAAAGGGAACATGCCAGTGTATTGCCCAGGTTGCAAAATCGAACGGGTCACCACAGAAGCTGCCGAAATGTGCACATGGTCGGCCAGCGTCAAGTGCCCCAACACCACAGCCCCACCGCCCACCGTGCAATGGGCACCAATGCGGGCACTGCCCGCGACGCCAACGCAACCGGCCATGGCCGTGTGGGCGCCGATGTGGACGTTGTGGCCAATCTGGATCAGGTTGTCGAGCTTGACCCCGTTTTGAATGACCGTGTCTTCAAGTGCGCCCCGGTCAATACAGGTGTTTGCGCCGATTTCCACATCGTCGCCAATGCGCACGGCGCCCAGCTGTTCAATCTTTTCCCATTGGCCTTTATGCTGTGCAAAACCAAAACCATCGGCACCCACCACCACGCCCGAGTGCAAGATGCATCGCTCTCCCACCACGCAGCCTTCAGACAAAGTCACGCGCGACTTGAGGACCGTGCCTGAGCCGACCTTGGTACCTCGCTCAAGCACACACAAAGGGCCAATGACCGCATCCTCGGCCACCCAAGCGAGCGGATCAATCACAGCAGAGGGATGGATTCGAGGCCCCGCCTGGGGTTGATGGATCTGCTTCCACAAACGGGTCAGACGCGCAAAATACAGGTAAGGGTCGTCAGTGACGATGGCCGATCGCCCCTGACTGGCCAAAGCTTCAAAAGCAGGCGCCACGATCACACAACCGGCTTGGCTGGCCTCGAGTTGGCTCTGGTATTTGGGGTGGCTGAGAAAACTGATCTGGTCATGCCCGGCCGACTGCAAAGGGGCCAAGCCGGCGATGACCCAATCGGGGTCCCCGCACAAACGCCCACCCAGCCGATCGACCAAAGAGGCAAGCGTCAAAGACACAGGATCAAACGCTTCAAATTCGCTTACTTGGCCACCGAGGCGTTGAGCACCTTGATGACTTTTTCGGTGATGTCGTGCTTGGGGTTGATGTACACGGCTTCCTGAAAAATCACATCGTACTTTTCGGATTCAGCCACTTGCTTGACCGCGCGGTTGGCGCGTTCGACCACAATCTGCTGCTCTTCATTCTTGCGGGCGTTCAGGTCCTCCTGGAACTCCCGACGCTTGCGTTGAAACTCGCGGTCTTGATCGATCAGCTGCTTTTGGCGAGCGGTACGCTGGGACTCGGCCAAGGTCGGCGCTTCGCGCTCAAACTTTTCGGAAGCCTGCTTGAGGCTGTTGCCGGTGTCCACCAACTCTTTCTCCCGGCGCGAAAACTCCTGCTCCAATTTGGCCTGTGCTTGTTTGGCGGTCGCCGCCTCGCGGAAGATGCGTTCGGTGTTGACAAAACCCATCTTGAAGTCTTGAGCCTGAGCCAACCCGGCCACACAAGCCGCAGCGGCCAACACGGCCATGGAGATTTTTTGACGAATCGTGTTCATTAGAAGGAGGTTCCGATTTGGAATTGAAGTCGCTGGATTTTATCGCCTGTCTGCTGGCGTATCGGCATGGCGTAGGAAAACCGCAAAGGTCCCATCGGCGAGATCCAACTCAGACCCACACCCGCAGAGGCGCGCAAAGCATCGGCAGAGACCTGCTGATTTTCACCAAATGCGCTGCCCACGTCGGTAAAGCCGAACAACCTCAGGGTACGGTCATTTCCAGCACCAGGGAATGGCATCAGCAACTCGGCGTTGAATACCAACTTTTTGGGCCCCCCTAGGTAAATCAAAGCGGTATTGGTAGAACTGTTGGGCTCTGAGGGTCCCAAAGTCGATTGCTCGAATCCCCGTACGCTGCCCAAACCGCCCACATAGAAGTTCTTGAACAAGGGATAGGGCTGCCCCTTCAAGCCCTGCCCCCAGCCGAGATCCGTGTTGAACGCCAAAGTGTATTTCTTGCTCAGAGGGACATACTGCTGGAATTGGTAACTGGCCCGCACATAGCGCACGTCGCCCGCCACGCTCATGTCAGCATTGACTCGCTGAAAGCTGCCACGGGTGGGCACCAAAGCACTGTCACGGCCGTCCCGGGCCCAGCCCAAAGTCAATGGCAGCGCCGTGCTGGTGGTGCCAAATCTCTCGCCGTATGCGCGGTAAGCATCCGGCAAACCCGTGCCTTCACGGATTTCAGTCTGTTCAACATTGCCCCCCACAAAGACGGTATCCCTTTCAGTCACAGGAACACCAAAACGCAAACCCGCGCCCGAGTTGATCAGCTGATAAGCATTCACGTCACCCAAATAAGGACGAGTGGTGCGTTGAAACAGATCAACAGTCCTGGAGATGCCATTTTTTGTAAAGTAAGGGTCCGTGGTGCTCAGCACCAAATTGCGGTTGAATTTGCTGGTGTTGACTTCCACCGCCAAATAGTTGCCTGAGCCAAATGCGTTCTCTTGGCGAATACCGAAGCTCACCGCCACTTTTTCAGCAGAAGAAAAACCCGCACCCAAAGAAATGCTGCCAGTTGGCTTTTCTGTCACAGTGAACAACAGATCCACTTGGTCAGGGGCGCCGGGCACCTCCTGCGTTTCAACGTTCACTTGGGTGAAAAATCCCAAACGATCTACCCGGTCTCGGGACAAACGGATTTTGTCGCCGTCGTACCAAGCCGCCTCAAATTGGCGGAATTCACGGCGGATGACTTCGTCGCGCGTGCGGTCATTGCCCGCGACCTGAATTCGGCGCACATAGGCCCGACGAGAAGGCTCGGCCTGCAGCACAAACTGCACCCGATTGTTGCTTCGGTCAATTTGGGGTTTGGCCTCGACTCGGGCAAAAGCAAAACCAAATTTGCCAAAATATTCGGTGAAGGCTTTGGTGGTTTCAGTCACAGTTTCGGCGTTGTAAGGCTTGCCCACGGCAATCTTGACAAGCGCCTTGAACTCGTCTTCGCGGTTGAGGTAATCGCCTTCGAGTTTCACACCCGAGATCACAAAACGCTCACCCTCGGTGATGTTGATGGTGATCGCCATGTCCTGCTTGTTGGGTGACATGGCCACCTGGGTGGAATCGATGCGGAACTCCAGAAAACCCTGAGAGAGGTAATAGGAACGCAAGGCCTCCAGATCGGCATTCAGTTTGGTGCGCGAATACCGGTCTGACTTGGTGTACCAACTCATCCATCCACCGGTATCGAGATTGAACTGGTCGCGCAAGGTCTCGTCACTGAAGGCCTGGTTGCCCACGATGTCGATCTGCGCGATTTTGGCAGGACCACCCTCGGTGATGGTGAATGTCAGATTGACCCGATTGCGATCGACCGGTGTGGCCGTAGACACCACC is drawn from Limnohabitans sp. 63ED37-2 and contains these coding sequences:
- the lpxB gene encoding lipid-A-disaccharide synthase, which encodes MVAGEASGDLLAGLLIQGMQMHWPQAQGVGIGGPRMQAQGFDAWWPHEKLAVRGYVEVLRHYRGIVAIRDQLRQRLLAQPPDLFIGVDAPDFNLDLEARLKAEGIPTVHFVCPSIWAWRPERMEKIRRSVDHMLCIFPFEPALLAKAGVQATYVGHPSAQTIPMHPDRTAARQTLGLDGQRPVVALLPGSRLSEIEHLTPRFVQAAQLMQRQNPALQFVLPAIPSLLPRIQALVDAQGGLPGLYLIQGQSHRALAACDVTLIASGTATLEAALFKRPMVIGYHMNWLSWQIMKRQQLQPWVGLPNILSEDFVVPEFLQDRCTPEALAKACLDWLSAPDRVDALQSRFEQLHLTLQCDTAKLATHALEKVLSR
- the carA gene encoding glutamine-hydrolyzing carbamoyl-phosphate synthase small subunit, whose translation is MLLSLQGTFPPAILALADGTVFIGNSIGATGSTVGEVVFNTSLTGYQEILTDPSYCQQIVTLTYPHIGNYGVNVEDIESDKVHAAGLIIKDLPLVASNFRSSQTLSSYLVDAGTVAIANIDTRQLTRILRTQGAQNGAIVGLAKGQAVTQAVIDQAIAAAKAAPNMAGLDLAQKVTVAQPYDWTQSEWQLGAGYGTQTAPKFHVVAYDFGVKKNILRMLAERGCKVTVVPAKTPAAEVLKHKPDGIFLSNGPGDPQPCDYAIVAAAELIETGIPTFGICLGHQIMALASGAKTFKMKFGHHGANHPVKDLDSGRVSITSQNHGFAVDEKSLPANLRATHVSLFDGTLQGLARTDKPAFCFQGHPEASPGPHDIAYLFDRFIKLMEKK
- a CDS encoding OmpH family outer membrane protein — its product is MNTIRQKISMAVLAAAACVAGLAQAQDFKMGFVNTERIFREAATAKQAQAKLEQEFSRREKELVDTGNSLKQASEKFEREAPTLAESQRTARQKQLIDQDREFQRKRREFQEDLNARKNEEQQIVVERANRAVKQVAESEKYDVIFQEAVYINPKHDITEKVIKVLNASVAK
- the lpxA gene encoding acyl-ACP--UDP-N-acetylglucosamine O-acyltransferase codes for the protein MSKIHPTAIISPGAELDSSVSVGPYTVIGPHVRLGAGTTVASHCVIEGHTTIGSDNRIFQFNSLGAVPQDKKYNNEPCELVIGDRNTIREFCTFNIGSPGDRAVTSVGNDNWIMAYVHLAHDCQVGNHTIFANNTQLAGHVVVDDWVILGGFTVVHQFCRIGAHSFTAMNSLLFADLPPFVMAQGQPAQARSMNFEGLRRRGFSAERISAVKAMHKALYRDGLSLGDAMTRIGALALEKPEAQPDVDMMLGFLQAASPQRGIVR
- the rnhB gene encoding ribonuclease HII, which gives rise to MPSKKSFLAEQSALHFPVSGLTAGVDEAGRGPLAGPVVAAAVILDELNPIQGLNDSKKLTAKRREALFDEIRARALCFAIAEASVQEIDQINILQATLLAMKRAVEALRLPPKLVLVDGNRLPTLSIRAEAIVQGDALVPAISAASILAKVHRDRLCDAMHHQYPLYGFDQHKGYGTAQHLAALQAHGPADCHRMTFAPVARSVR
- the lpxD gene encoding UDP-3-O-(3-hydroxymyristoyl)glucosamine N-acyltransferase, with amino-acid sequence MSLTLASLVDRLGGRLCGDPDWVIAGLAPLQSAGHDQISFLSHPKYQSQLEASQAGCVIVAPAFEALASQGRSAIVTDDPYLYFARLTRLWKQIHQPQAGPRIHPSAVIDPLAWVAEDAVIGPLCVLERGTKVGSGTVLKSRVTLSEGCVVGERCILHSGVVVGADGFGFAQHKGQWEKIEQLGAVRIGDDVEIGANTCIDRGALEDTVIQNGVKLDNLIQIGHNVHIGAHTAMAGCVGVAGSARIGAHCTVGGGAVVLGHLTLADHVHISAASVVTRSILQPGQYTGMFPLDSNASWEKNAASLKQLSRLRDRLKALEAHIQNNKEI
- a CDS encoding TrmH family RNA methyltransferase; this encodes MKPISSRDNPQLKAWRRLAQDSTAYRKAGQFWLEGDHLCRAALQRGVRPQQVVLTESFQAEQGEEWQGLTDQTFVVPDALFASLSGLESPARMGFVVAWQAAHEVLPDAATVVLDRLQDAGNVGAILRCASAFGYRQVLAIKGTAALWSPKVLRSGMGAHFGLHLVEALSETDVTALRVPLLTTSSHEGPFLHALLQAGDLPQKCAWVFGHEGQGVSASLMAQARHQVRIAQPGGEESLNVATAAAICLHASATAGP
- the fabZ gene encoding 3-hydroxyacyl-ACP dehydratase FabZ, translated to MMDIHKILKQLPHRYPILLVDRVLELEKGVRIKALKNVSINEPHFQGHFPHRPVMPGVLMLEALAQAAALLAFDTLGETPDDQTVYYFAGIDGARFKRPVEPGDQLILEVELDRMKAGIFKFKARAKVGDEIATEAELMCTMRKIPQA
- the bamA gene encoding outer membrane protein assembly factor BamA yields the protein MNFPDFRAQILPSAMKALACAMLSLPAWAVDPFTVRDIRVEGLQRIEPGTVFASLPVRVGDRYTDDKGAAAIRALFALGLFKDVRLETQGDVLVVVVQERPSVASVEFIGLKEFDKDVLVKALKDVGLSEGRPFDKALADKAEQELKRQYISRSLYGAEVVSTATPVDRNRVNLTFTITEGGPAKIAQIDIVGNQAFSDETLRDQFNLDTGGWMSWYTKSDRYSRTKLNADLEALRSYYLSQGFLEFRIDSTQVAMSPNKQDMAITINITEGERFVISGVKLEGDYLNREDEFKALVKIAVGKPYNAETVTETTKAFTEYFGKFGFAFARVEAKPQIDRSNNRVQFVLQAEPSRRAYVRRIQVAGNDRTRDEVIRREFRQFEAAWYDGDKIRLSRDRVDRLGFFTQVNVETQEVPGAPDQVDLLFTVTEKPTGSISLGAGFSSAEKVAVSFGIRQENAFGSGNYLAVEVNTSKFNRNLVLSTTDPYFTKNGISRTVDLFQRTTRPYLGDVNAYQLINSGAGLRFGVPVTERDTVFVGGNVEQTEIREGTGLPDAYRAYGERFGTTSTALPLTLGWARDGRDSALVPTRGSFQRVNADMSVAGDVRYVRASYQFQQYVPLSKKYTLAFNTDLGWGQGLKGQPYPLFKNFYVGGLGSVRGFEQSTLGPSEPNSSTNTALIYLGGPKKLVFNAELLMPFPGAGNDRTLRLFGFTDVGSAFGENQQVSADALRASAGVGLSWISPMGPLRFSYAMPIRQQTGDKIQRLQFQIGTSF